GGGGAGGGTGACCTCGGCGGTCTCGAAGGGCTCGGCGCCACCCAGACCGAGCGGCGGTGAACCGGGCACCCGCAGGTACTCCACGGTGCCGTCGGGGTGCACCAGGGCCGGTTCCGGATGCCCGGACCGGGACAGGCAGCAGATTCCGGAGGCCGGATCGTAGATGGCGTAGAGGCAGGTGGCGCCCACGACGCTCTCGGCGTCCCGCTCCCCGTTCTCGTCGCTGTCGATCCGTGCGACCAGTTCGTCCAGGTGCCCGAGGAGCTCGTCCGGGGGCAGGTCGAGGGCGGAGAAGTTGTGCACTGCGGTACGCAGCCGGCCCATCGTGGCCGCGGCGTGCAGGCCGTGGCCCACCACGTCGCCGACCACCAGGGCAACCCGGGCACCGGGCAACGGGATCACGTCGAACCAGTCGCCGCCCACGCCCTCCAAAGCGGGCAGGTAGCGGTGGGCGACCTCGACGGCCGAGTGGTCGGGCAGGGAGCTCGGCAGCAGGCTGCGCTGCAGCGACTCGGCCAGCGTGTGCTCGCGGGTGTAGCGGCGGGCGTTGTCGACGGCGACCGCGGCCCGCGCGGCCAGTTCCTCGGCGAAGGCCAGATCCTCCCTGCCGAAGGGGGCGCCGTCGGAGCGCCAGAAGCTCGCCATGCCCAGCACCACACCGCGGGCCTGGAGCGGCACCGTGATCAGGGAGTGGAAACCGAGGTCCAGCACGCGCCTCGCCCGATCGGGGTCCTGGGCGCTCATCCAGCCGCCCGAAGCGGTCAGGTCGACGTCCAGGACCGCACGGCCGCGCTCGGCACCGACGGCCGCCGGCGACGTGGGGACGAAGCGGAGCAGCTCACCCACCGGATAGAGGGACCGGGCACCGCCGACGCCGTGCACCGCCACCCGGCGCATCTCGCGACCGGGCCCGGCCGACACCGCACCGCGCAGGATCGGATCCAGCAGGTCGACCGTGGCGGTGTCGGCGAACCGGGGGACCGCCACCTCGGCCAGCTCCTGCGCGGTACGCACCACGTCCAGCGTGGTTCCGATCCGTACCCCCGCCTCGTACAGCAGCCCCAGCCGCTCCCGGGCCACCTCCGCCCGGCCCGCCAGGGCCCGCAGCTCCGTCGTGTCGCGCAGTGTGGCCACGCTGCCCGAGGCACGGTCGTCGGGGTCGACCGGCCGTACGTTGACGGCCAGCAGCCGGTCGCCCGCAAGGTGCACCACGTCGGTGACCGGCCGGCCCGAGCCCAGCAGCTCGGCGGTGCCCGCCTCGAGACCGAGATCCGTGACCCGGCGCTCCTCGGCATCCGCGGGCAGGCCCAGCAGCCGCCGCGCCTCGTCGTTCGCGAGCAGCAGCCGGCCGTCGCTCCCGATGATCAGCACGCCCTCCCGCACCGCGTGCAGCACCGCGTCGTGATGCTCGTACATCCGCGTCATCTCGGACGGATCCAGGCCGCGGGTCTGCCGCCGCAACCGCCACGAGACCAGTGCGGTGCCACCCGCTGCGACCGCGAGCGCGCCTCCGGCGAACCCCAGCAGCTGCGGCAGTTGATCCTGCACCACGTCGTCCACACTGGCCACGGTGACCCCGACCGACACGAAACCGACGACCGTGAGTCCGTTGGTGTCGTAGACCGGGACGGTCGTGTCCACGGCAAGGCCCAGACTGCCTTCGAACGTCTTGGTGAACGGCCGGTCGGCGGCGCCGCCCTCGCGCACGGCGTAGATGTGCTTGCCGATCAGCTTCGGGTCGGGGTGGGTCCAGCGGAAGCCCTGGGGATCGAAGGTCACCACGTAGTCGACGCCGGTGTTCTTCCGGGTGTCCTCCGCCCGCGGCTGGAGCAGTTCGGTGGGGTCGCCGGACTTCATGGCGTCCAGCGTCCCCGGGGCCCGCGCGAAGGACTGGGCGACGCCCTTCGAGAGCTGACGCGCCTCCTGTGTGCTCGACTCCCGCGCCTGCACGACGAGTGCTCCTCCCGCGACGGCGGCGAACAGCACCATGATCACCAACTGCAGCAGGAACACCTGGCCGGCGACACTGCGTACTCTCGGCAGGGCCCGCCATCGTGCTCCCGTGGGCCGGACGCCGGGCTCCTGCTGCGCGTCCTGGCGCCCTCGCCGTCGTGAGGCCGAGTGGGTACGCCCGCCGCTGCGCGGGGAGGAGCGGAAGGCCGAGAATCGACCGGGGTGCCGGGCCATACCGACTCTTTACCATGCACGTTCATATTCAGCCATATGGCTGCATTCAGTCGGTCAGGTGCGAGCCCACCTCTGCCAGCGTCTGGTCACGGGGTCACGGTTCTCGAGCCACCACTCGATGTCCAGGTCGAAGCCCGACAGCAAGTGGCCAGGAGTACTCGGCAGATGCGCGGCGGTGGACTCGGTGAGGTACCCGTAGGCGGCGGGCACCACGGGGCCGTCGGGGTAGAGCCGGGCCATGTGGGCCTGTACCTCGGGCCGCAGCGCGAAATCGATGAGCCGGTAGGCGGCATCCGGGTTCGCGGCGCCCTTGGGGATTCCGTAGCCGTTGCTCTGCCTGCGGGCGCCGTTCCACTCGTAGGCGAGGGGAGTCCCGCGTCCGAGCAGGTTCTGGAGCCGGCCGGCCCAGGTGCTGGAGGCCGTGACAGTGCCGCGGGTCAGCAGCTCACCCGGCTCCGCGCCGTACTCCCAGAACATCCGCACGGAGCTTCTGATCTCGTCCATGACCTTGAAGGCGCGGTCTACATCGAGGGGGTAGAGCCGCTCGAGCGGCACACCGTCCGCGAGCAGCGCGAACTCCAGTTCCGGCCAGTCCACCTCCCCCTGGAGCGCGCGGCGGCCCGGGAAGCGTCCGAGACTCCAGAAGTCCGCCCACGACTCGGGCTTCCGCCGGCCGAAGGCGTCGGTGCGGTAGGCGAGAACACTGGCCCAGTAGCTCTTGCCCACACCGTTGGGGGTGAGCAGTGACTGGGCGATGC
This is a stretch of genomic DNA from Streptomyces hawaiiensis. It encodes these proteins:
- a CDS encoding ABC transporter substrate-binding protein codes for the protein MGDIAFDRRAFLTGAGGIAVGAATTSLTACETRTGRNVAESSKMLIVRNFGGSYDEANRRAVYDPFTRETGIRIKVVNFGHEQMLAQVKEGRPRFDVMDIDMSNLVLFEHEGASEPLDYGRLKNTRNAGIAQSLLTPNGVGKSYWASVLAYRTDAFGRRKPESWADFWSLGRFPGRRALQGEVDWPELEFALLADGVPLERLYPLDVDRAFKVMDEIRSSVRMFWEYGAEPGELLTRGTVTASSTWAGRLQNLLGRGTPLAYEWNGARRQSNGYGIPKGAANPDAAYRLIDFALRPEVQAHMARLYPDGPVVPAAYGYLTESTAAHLPSTPGHLLSGFDLDIEWWLENRDPVTRRWQRWART
- a CDS encoding SpoIIE family protein phosphatase/ATP-binding protein, producing MARHPGRFSAFRSSPRSGGRTHSASRRRGRQDAQQEPGVRPTGARWRALPRVRSVAGQVFLLQLVIMVLFAAVAGGALVVQARESSTQEARQLSKGVAQSFARAPGTLDAMKSGDPTELLQPRAEDTRKNTGVDYVVTFDPQGFRWTHPDPKLIGKHIYAVREGGAADRPFTKTFEGSLGLAVDTTVPVYDTNGLTVVGFVSVGVTVASVDDVVQDQLPQLLGFAGGALAVAAGGTALVSWRLRRQTRGLDPSEMTRMYEHHDAVLHAVREGVLIIGSDGRLLLANDEARRLLGLPADAEERRVTDLGLEAGTAELLGSGRPVTDVVHLAGDRLLAVNVRPVDPDDRASGSVATLRDTTELRALAGRAEVARERLGLLYEAGVRIGTTLDVVRTAQELAEVAVPRFADTATVDLLDPILRGAVSAGPGREMRRVAVHGVGGARSLYPVGELLRFVPTSPAAVGAERGRAVLDVDLTASGGWMSAQDPDRARRVLDLGFHSLITVPLQARGVVLGMASFWRSDGAPFGREDLAFAEELAARAAVAVDNARRYTREHTLAESLQRSLLPSSLPDHSAVEVAHRYLPALEGVGGDWFDVIPLPGARVALVVGDVVGHGLHAAATMGRLRTAVHNFSALDLPPDELLGHLDELVARIDSDENGERDAESVVGATCLYAIYDPASGICCLSRSGHPEPALVHPDGTVEYLRVPGSPPLGLGGAEPFETAEVTLPEGSRLVFYTDGLVEDRERGIDTGLEALRHALAGTRRTPEETCQDVLDALLPARSSDDIALLVARTRLLDPSQVAEWDVPGDPAVVAGVRADVTGRLRTWGLEEMAFTTELIVSELVTNAIRYGIEPIRLRVLRDDDSLICEVADGSSTSPHLRRAAITDEGGRGLFLVARFAQRWGTRYMARGKVIWTEQSTRSPAAEPEEVSADALLDQWEDAAW